One Helianthus annuus cultivar XRQ/B chromosome 12, HanXRQr2.0-SUNRISE, whole genome shotgun sequence genomic region harbors:
- the LOC110896447 gene encoding protein LURP-one-related 12, which yields MVIVEERFVYATETHLTVMKTSLFYPGDGFAAYDSNGQLVFRVDTYGPDTRELVLMDQYGVCLLTLRRKWPSLHNRWEGYLGERRDNENQKAIFSARRSSLIGRSSVTVELFADQTEVYRIEGQFGLRNCRIYDSAKETKAEIRRKVDVSTNVMLGKDVFLVTLKPGFDGAFAMGLVLVLDQINGGDGVVDLDPNTDDCNSSS from the exons ATGGTTATCGTTGAAGAACGGTTTGTATACGCAACGGAAACGCACTTAACGGTTATGAAAACCTCTCTCTTCTACCCTGGAGACGGCTTCGCGGCTTACGATAGCAACGGCCAGCTCGTTTTCCGTGTGGACACATACGGTCCAGACACCCGTGAGCTCGTACTCATGGATCAATACGGCGTCTGTCTCCTCACCCTGCGCCGCAAA TGGCCGAGTTTACATAACCGGTGGGAAGGTTATTTAGGCGAGAGGAGAGACAATGAGAATCAGAAGGCGATATTCAGCGCGAGGAGATCGTCACTTATCGGGCGATCGAGTGTGACGGTGGAGTTGTTTGCCGATCAGACGGAGGTGTACCGAAtcgaagggcaattcggtctccGAAACTGCCGGATATATGATTCGGCTAAGGAAACAAAGGCGGAGATTAGAAGAAAAGTGGATGTTTCAACAAATGTGATGCTTGGGAAGGATGTTTTTTTGGTTACGTTGAAACCGGGATTCGATGGTGCGTTTGCAATGGGTTTAGTTTTGGTTTTAGATCAGATCAACGGTGGTGATGGTGTTGTTGATCTGGACCCTAATACAGATGATTGTAATTCGTCGTCTTGA